A DNA window from Brassica napus cultivar Da-Ae chromosome A4, Da-Ae, whole genome shotgun sequence contains the following coding sequences:
- the LOC106391967 gene encoding transcription factor bHLH70 isoform X1, producing the protein MERIQGQNKLCVNLLDQKVNVRRSLQVQASPEDHSFPLEEDQYSTLTLQGTRLPFQQMLQDPSSVLSFKDPHILGNYLPYEVPEFHSPFHSDNNHYYQNPFLEGTNEDISSQELQLNPVDNAFSRRKLRNNNLAASVSREKRKRRRSKPMKNREEMESQKRMTHIAVERNRRRQMNVHLNSLRSLIPSSYFLRGDQASIVGGAIDFVKILEQHLQSLEAQKITQQTSKLIIDATVTERHVSLKIQYCQRKQGQLLRSIFLLEKLGLTVLHLNVTSPCNASVSYSFNLKMEEDCNLGSVDEITAAVRQIFDYC; encoded by the exons CGGAGGATCATAGCTTTCCTCTTGAGGAAGATCAATACTCAACTCTTACCTTGCAAGGTACAAGACTTCCATTTCAACAAATGCTGCAAGACCCTTCTTCGGTTTTGTCCTTCAAAGACCCACACATTCTAGGAAACTATCTCCCATATGAAGTTCCAGAGTTTCATTCACCGTTCCACTCAGACAACAACCATTACTATCAGAATCCATTTTTAGAAGGAACCAATGAAGACATCTCAAGCCAAGAACTTCAGCTGAACCCAGTAGACAATGCGTTTTCAAGACGCAAGCTCAGAAACAACAACTTGGCAGCATCAGTgagcagagagaagagaaagagaaggagaagcaAACCAATGAAAaacagagaagagatggagagcCAGAAGAGAATGACACACATAGCGGTTGAAAGAAACCGCAGACGCCAAATGAACGTTCATCTCAACTCACTCCGCTCACTCATTCCATCTTCCTACTTCCTTAGG gGAGACCAGGCGTCAATAGTAGGAGGAGCTATAGACTTCGTGAAGATCCTCGAGCAACACTTACAATCCCTTGAAGCGCAGAAGATAACTCAACAAACTAGTAAACTGATAATCGATGCCACAGTGACGGAGAGGCACGTGAGTCTCAAAATCCAGTACTGCCAGAGGAAACAAGGACAACTTCTCAGATCAATCTTTTTGCTAGAGAAACTTGGACTAACTGTTCTTCATCTCAATGTGACATCTCCGTGCAACGCATCTGTCTCTTATTCCTTCAACCTCAAG ATGGAAGAAGACTGCAACTTGGGATCAGTAGATGAGATAACGGCGGCGGTTCGTCAGATATTCGACTACtgttga
- the LOC106391967 gene encoding transcription factor bHLH70 isoform X2: MERIQGQNKLCLLDQKVNVRRSLQVQASPEDHSFPLEEDQYSTLTLQGTRLPFQQMLQDPSSVLSFKDPHILGNYLPYEVPEFHSPFHSDNNHYYQNPFLEGTNEDISSQELQLNPVDNAFSRRKLRNNNLAASVSREKRKRRRSKPMKNREEMESQKRMTHIAVERNRRRQMNVHLNSLRSLIPSSYFLRGDQASIVGGAIDFVKILEQHLQSLEAQKITQQTSKLIIDATVTERHVSLKIQYCQRKQGQLLRSIFLLEKLGLTVLHLNVTSPCNASVSYSFNLKMEEDCNLGSVDEITAAVRQIFDYC, encoded by the exons CGGAGGATCATAGCTTTCCTCTTGAGGAAGATCAATACTCAACTCTTACCTTGCAAGGTACAAGACTTCCATTTCAACAAATGCTGCAAGACCCTTCTTCGGTTTTGTCCTTCAAAGACCCACACATTCTAGGAAACTATCTCCCATATGAAGTTCCAGAGTTTCATTCACCGTTCCACTCAGACAACAACCATTACTATCAGAATCCATTTTTAGAAGGAACCAATGAAGACATCTCAAGCCAAGAACTTCAGCTGAACCCAGTAGACAATGCGTTTTCAAGACGCAAGCTCAGAAACAACAACTTGGCAGCATCAGTgagcagagagaagagaaagagaaggagaagcaAACCAATGAAAaacagagaagagatggagagcCAGAAGAGAATGACACACATAGCGGTTGAAAGAAACCGCAGACGCCAAATGAACGTTCATCTCAACTCACTCCGCTCACTCATTCCATCTTCCTACTTCCTTAGG gGAGACCAGGCGTCAATAGTAGGAGGAGCTATAGACTTCGTGAAGATCCTCGAGCAACACTTACAATCCCTTGAAGCGCAGAAGATAACTCAACAAACTAGTAAACTGATAATCGATGCCACAGTGACGGAGAGGCACGTGAGTCTCAAAATCCAGTACTGCCAGAGGAAACAAGGACAACTTCTCAGATCAATCTTTTTGCTAGAGAAACTTGGACTAACTGTTCTTCATCTCAATGTGACATCTCCGTGCAACGCATCTGTCTCTTATTCCTTCAACCTCAAG ATGGAAGAAGACTGCAACTTGGGATCAGTAGATGAGATAACGGCGGCGGTTCGTCAGATATTCGACTACtgttga
- the LOC125608398 gene encoding protein CURVATURE THYLAKOID 1B, chloroplastic-like isoform X1, with translation MASLSISSSSTIINSRASPPGQASFSSPSCISLPMLPPKPLQSTAYCRKIARRNVPTRATEVEAPVTAEAETTELPEIVKTAQEAWEKVEDKYAIGSLAFAALLALWGSTGLISAIDRLPLFPGVFELVGIGYTGTWFILFNGPLQRCCFVNTVVRLQEHDLQTRQGGAVSEGQGYIQRHIREQQLNQRKKCERHS, from the exons ATGGCTTCCCTTTCAATCTCTTCATCTTCGACTATCATCAACTCTAGAGCTTCTCCTCCTGGACAAGCCTCCTTCTCTTCTCCCTCGTGTATTTCACTTCCGATGCTTCCTCCTAAGCCGCTTCAGTCCACTGCTTACT gTCGGAAGATTGCGAGGAGGAACGTTCCGACGAGAGCTACCGAAGTTGAAGCTCCGGTCACCGCCGAAGCTGAGACTACAGAGTTGCCGGAAATCGTCAAGACCGCTCAAGAAGCT TGGGAGAAAGTGGAGGATAAGTATGCAATTGGTTCTCTCGCATTTGCTGCTTTGCTTGCTCTTTGGGGATCTACTGGCCTCATCTCG GCAATCGACAGGCTTCCGTTGTTTCCTGGTGTTTTTGAACTTGTAGGCATTGGTTACACTGGG ACTTGGTTCATTTTATTTAATGGACCTTTGCAACGTTGTTGTTTTGTTAACACAGTGGTTCGTTTACAAGAACATGATCTTCAAACCAGACAG GGAGGTGCTGTTTCAGAAGGTCAAGGATACATACAGAGACATATTAGGGAGCAGCAGCTGAATCAGAGGAAGAAGTGTGAGAGACATTCATGA
- the LOC125608398 gene encoding protein CURVATURE THYLAKOID 1B, chloroplastic-like isoform X2 yields the protein MASLSISSSSTIINSRASPPGQASFSSPSCISLPMLPPKPLQSTAYCRKIARRNVPTRATEVEAPVTAEAETTELPEIVKTAQEAWEKVEDKYAIGSLAFAALLALWGSTGLISAIDRLPLFPGVFELVGIGYTGWFVYKNMIFKPDREVLFQKVKDTYRDILGSSS from the exons ATGGCTTCCCTTTCAATCTCTTCATCTTCGACTATCATCAACTCTAGAGCTTCTCCTCCTGGACAAGCCTCCTTCTCTTCTCCCTCGTGTATTTCACTTCCGATGCTTCCTCCTAAGCCGCTTCAGTCCACTGCTTACT gTCGGAAGATTGCGAGGAGGAACGTTCCGACGAGAGCTACCGAAGTTGAAGCTCCGGTCACCGCCGAAGCTGAGACTACAGAGTTGCCGGAAATCGTCAAGACCGCTCAAGAAGCT TGGGAGAAAGTGGAGGATAAGTATGCAATTGGTTCTCTCGCATTTGCTGCTTTGCTTGCTCTTTGGGGATCTACTGGCCTCATCTCG GCAATCGACAGGCTTCCGTTGTTTCCTGGTGTTTTTGAACTTGTAGGCATTGGTTACACTGGG TGGTTCGTTTACAAGAACATGATCTTCAAACCAGACAG GGAGGTGCTGTTTCAGAAGGTCAAGGATACATACAGAGACATATTAGGGAGCAGCAGCTGA